A single genomic interval of Eleutherodactylus coqui strain aEleCoq1 chromosome 3, aEleCoq1.hap1, whole genome shotgun sequence harbors:
- the CLDN20 gene encoding claudin-20 produces MASLGLQIMAIIVAMIAVCGAIAATLLPNWKVKAETGANIVTTVIQMQGLWMDCTWYSTGMFSCTMKYSILSLPLYIQTARTTMVLSCILSCLGICVSIAGMKCTKLGGDRQTKSNTAFAGGTCFLLAGVFSMISVSWYMKEIISSFLDPSIPESSKHEPGGAVYVGFVSAAMHFLAGAVFCSSCTKRQREEQDAPPTKTSELPAQQLESSAGYNLQDYV; encoded by the coding sequence ATGGCGTCATTGGGACTACAGATCATGGCGATTATTGTAGCAATGATAGCAGTGTGTGGGGCCATTGCAGCAACATTACTACCAAACTGGAAGGTTAAAGCAGAGACTGGGGCAAACATCGTCACCACAGTCATCCAAATGCAAGGCCTGTGGATGGACTGCACATGGTACAGCACTGGTATGTTTAGCTGCACAATGAAGTATTCCATTCTTTCCCTTCCTTTGTATATTCAGACAGCACGGACCACGATGGTCTTGTCCTGTATACTGTCATGTTTGGGGATATGTGTCTCTATAGCAGGAATGAAATGTACAAAGCTAGGAGGGGATCGCCAAACTAAAAGCAATACAGCTTTTGCAGGAGGAACATGCTTCTTACTGGCAGGTGTTTTCAGCATGATTTCAGTGAGTTGGTACATGAAAGAGATCATTTCCAGTTTCTTGGATCCCTCCATTCCAGAGAGCAGCAAACACGAACCCGGAGGAGCAGTCTATGTCGGCTTTGTCTCCGCTGCGATGCATTTTTTAGCAGGCGCAGTCTTCTGTTCGTCCTGCACCAAGAGGCAGCGGGAAGAACAGGACGCTCCTCCAACAAAAACATCGGAGCTGCCAGCGCAACAATTAGAGAGCAGTGCAGGTTATAATCTGCAAGACTACGTGTAA